In the genome of Juglans microcarpa x Juglans regia isolate MS1-56 chromosome 6S, Jm3101_v1.0, whole genome shotgun sequence, the window GTGTCCGCATCGACTGcctgattaattttttttaagacgaTATGGCATTGAAATTTGGGGATGAAATAGACGTGTAAAACTAACTCCGTCGGTGGCTACAATTTTATAAGAAACAGAGTTTTAGATAAATGTTAGTAGTAAATTCGGGATCAATAGGTTTAGATTCAAAATTTAGTAAAATCTAAACTGatgatttaaaatgaagaaaattttaaacTGGAGATTCAATTACATTTATtcctttaataaataataatactattccAAATTATACGATGTTTAtgattgttgatgtcgtgttttacAAATCTAGACAACTTCACACTGGCAGAAGTTGTGTACTGTGGTGTGTTTTACATGTGTTTTACAGTACATGTCGTGTACTGTGGTACCTCTTATGCTCAAGTTAGtccaatattaaaaataaagatagaaatgaGAGCTACAATAGGATAGCAAAAATGTGATCAAGAATGTTCGTGTGTGTGTAAGTCACCCCTTCTCGACAGAGAGAGGGTATTTATACTTGGTCGGGGTGGATCCCGAGATGATGGTGACcggtaggggtgtaaattcaaaccgaaaaattggtccggaccggaccggttttatCGGTTTTGAATCAGTCCGATCCGGAACCgattcttagaatgtgaaaactaGCCAGTtctggttttagaatttttctgaCCGGCCCGaaccggaccagaccagactggttgataaaaaatatatataaaaaataatatttatattattgtacatataagttttataaaaaatattatatatataagttttatatattatgtataattataagtttttatgtgaaatttttatatataattatatatattcatatatgaaataatttcttattataatttataaattattacacttataactataccaatagtctaatattaatactattatatagtctaatatattaataaaagtataaaagagattttttttaaatcagtttttttttttttttttttttttttttttttttttttatataaacaaatttttaatgacaaattgtgaaacttatttaaaaaaactgaaaaatcggaccggaccggactggactggaaattggaagtaccggtttagaagggtaactggtgcgtaatcgattttgaaaaatacaaaactggtacataccggttcggtcctagattttgtccaaaaccggaccggaccggttacacccctaatgacCGGTGTACAGCTCCGTACTGGGATCGCATGTCCTTGCCAATCTCCTCCTTTCCATCAGTCTTGCCAGGTCTAGCTAGAGTTGTTGCTGACACTCAGGAGAGCTTTCGCATTGCTTGCCGTTCCCCGGGATGCATTAAATGTGGTGTGGTCCCACCATGCACGCTTGCTCCTGCATCATTAAATGCGGAGTGTCCTCGGTTAGGCCCGTTCCTAATCCATTAAATTCGGCGTGGCTTTGAACTAGCTCCTTTGTCCTTTTGCGCCATTTGGACAACAATGTTAGGATCTGGATGTTCATGCCGGTTGGCCAGTTCTGATGTCAAGCCACCCCGTCGTGCAGGGATTGGTGGCACCTCCGTTAGTGGTGCCAAGTTGTACGGTCTCCAATCCTCTTGTCAGGACTCTGGCCTTGAGTTCTCCTCTCAGGCCTTCTGGGCCATCCCGGCCCACCCCGACTCTCGTACGCGGACCTTGGCCTGGCCTCTGGAGATTTCTCCCCCTCACTATGATGATAtcaaaattagttaaaataaataaatagattaaaattatttttaagtccTAATTTTTCGACCTAATAAGATTATTCCTCTTCTGTCCTAAAAAATATTGGACCAGATCgttatattttgaaatcaaAGTTTGCAGTATTATATCAGCTTTAGATCAGATCAGGCTCAATCTGGACCAAAACAATAGCATGCACGTCGAAAGCCACAGGTTCAAAGAAGCAGCATCGGTCTCAAAATGGCAACCATGGCTGCACACTCCTTCTTGGGCCAGCACCTCTCATAGCGCACTCTGCACTCTCTATCCCTTCTCATATCCAGGGGCGAAACCAAATAAATTGAATTGTGGGGGCCGGGaattataacattatttattggggcaaattttattttaagtttaccgtaagtaaaattaataagaaaGTTAAACCTTTTCAAAATTCGTGGGGCAGATCAAGATTCCCAGAAGTGTTTAAGTTCCGCCCATGCTCATGTCCTACGTACCTGTGTTTTTAGCACTTTTTCAATGTTTAAAGGCGCATCCTAtaattggcattttttttttaaatctataatTGGCGTTAGTTACCAATATATTGAGTGTTCTAAGTAGAATGAGCTGTATGTGCTATTAATTAAGTTTTAACCATTTCAAAGGATTTGTAATTCGATGGTTTTAAAACGAGTAGGTATATTacttatattttagtttttcaacCCTACCTTATCTACCTCTCCACAATTAAGGATGGAATGACTTAACATTTAGGGCTGTAACCCGACCAACCCAAGTTCGTGTTTTGGGCCCACCCGACCCGGTTCAAGAACAAAGGTAACCTATATGGGCCAACTGGACCTGACCCGACCTGCAATTAGAAGCTAGTCTCTCATTTTTTACCACAAACTCATCAGAAGAAGAAGCTTCAGGGGGAGCGTGATCCTTGGAGGAGCTCAGCCAATCGATTCCACATCTTGAAAGTATCAGGTTTGAACCCTATGGCAATATGGCCTTTGGCCCCGACGTCCTTCACGAAAATCTCGAAATAGCAGTTTCTAGTTCTTCTTTAATGACAGACATCGTGAATGAGAGCGTATATCGTGTTTGAGAGAAATGCGACTGCGACAGCGATAGAGAGGGAGGCCAGGAGGGTTTAAGTAGAGAGGGTGGATACGTTGATTGGGGGTGGGAAATCGGGATTGGGACTAGGAGGTTTTAATTAAGTTGTTTGATTTTCATAAGGGTAATGGGAATAGCTGGCAATATTTGGGTGAGAGTGTGTGGATTCTGACTTGAAAAGGACATGATTGACTACTGACGTTACAATTATTGGCTACATTGATTAACTACACATACTGACATTAATTGGCAATATCGGTTTTAGAGGGTTGGACTCGTAAGTTTCTTCAATCCGGTTTTTTGGCGGGTCGGATCGGGTTGAATAGACGAATATGATTCTAACATTTTCTGCATAGGCCTACTTAACATATATAGAAGGAAGGGTCACATAAGATCAtatgtaaaaggaaaataatttgttCAGGTATAAGGCGTGCAAGTTTTGTGCAATCTATTTCTAAAAAAAGGAACTTGCtataaaaaatgactttttcatAGCTTTTACATGGTCTGGAGAATCtggtgatcttttttttttttaattaattgtacGATAATTGCACGTCTTCAACTTATATATGACATAAAATCGGGCCATCATGGACAAGGCGTGTTAAATTGGTCATTTaattttctcactttctttgATGATCTTTTCCAGCTACTTGAAGTGAGAACTCACTATTTTCTTGGACCAGATTAATCCTATGTATTTTGAAGAACAAATGATGCAAATTGCATTTGGGACAGCATCATAGGACTAAAACCTTTTGTCGAATAATTGAGAACAACATATGATTATattatgactttaaatttatAAGTTCTTATTACATCGATCACGCAGCAGGATGGTTTATTGGAGCTTTATTTAAGGAAGCAATACATGAGAGAGATTGTAGATATATTCTCATCCCAAGAGCTTTGCATTGGTAGAGTCATAGTTAATTATAGCAATACTGGATCGACAAGCAATGAAGTGACACCCTCTATCAGTACTTCTCCAAGATGTGTGTACGCATCTTCATTCTTGTAAAGAAGATCCAATACACGTGCGAGATTGAGAATCCGCAAAAGGAGAGGCATTGGAACTTGAGTAGGTTTAAGGAGCTCCTCATTCATATCCTTCCATGCATTCACAATCAGCCTATGAAATTCTTCATGTACCTCTTGCTTTGACATATCATGCTGCTTCATATAGCATTCAATGCCTGAGACAACATGGCCTCTCTGTTGCTCAAACTGCAAAAAAATGTAATCCAAAAATTTATTGGTTTCGTATAATTtcgatatatatacacacacatatataaatttGGAAACGAGGGGGGCAAGCTgtctattaattataagtacatCAGTGGAAACAATATCATTCATGAGCCTGCCAATGATTTCTGCTGCTTTAACCATCCTAGGGTGACTGAAGACCCAATCGAAGGCTTCCTTTGTTACGATGTCTCCCATGCCAACAAAAGATAAGGTTGTAAGAGCAGAGTAAGCACTTGATCCAAGTGCGTTATCCATATACTCCTCGAACGTGGgtacataattttcattaaaCCATTTGGCTTCAACAAAGTAGGCTTGAACTTGATTCTTCATCTGCAGGTTATAACATTAAAACAAACGAAATTATTATGCATGCCTATTAAATCCCATTTAATTCAAAAAAGATTAAGCCAAAGTGAATTGATTGTGTTATAGACTCGTATGTATATACCTCTTCCTTAGCATAGTAAACGCGATAGAACCTTCCTTCCTTGGACATCTCTTCCTCAATTTCTTCATAAACATCCAAGAGTGCTTTATAGATCAATTTCATGGACTGTGGGAGTTGGTCAATGCAGTTGATATCCCACCTGAAGgtatttgtaaaaagaaaaaaaaaaaaataatcaacaataTTAAATCTTTTCAACACAAGAAAATTGAAGACACTCTCGTTCCGATGCAAGTGCCAAACCTTTTAACTGCGTTTGTAAAGAGCTCGAGTTCTTCTAATGTACCATAGGCATCAAATGCATCATCTATTATTGACATCATGCAAATTATTTTGGTAAGAATCCTCCTAGCAAGAGCGTACTGGGGTTCAAAGTACACACCTAAAATCCAAAAGTACAATTCAACCACTCTATCTCGGGCAAAAGATAACTTTGTCGCAACGTCTAAATCTTTCCACCACCTAAGCTTGCAAAAAAATCAGTAGAAATCTACTCCTTAGTTCTTGCATGCCTATAAGTACTAGATTAACACCAACTTTATCATGAAGTGCGATATGTTTGATGAACTTAATTACCTTGAGATATGGACAAGTTCCTTCTGGTGTTGTCCTTGCAGTATGTTAAAATCTAACTTAGCGAAGTTCAACAAAACCTCATTAAATGAACTACTTTCCTGGTAGATAGACAAGTAATGTCTCGCCTCTAACCTCGGCAAGCACTTTCGAAGGGGCCGCTGTAAGGCATGACTTACTTGTGCAGCAACAGATGGATTTGAATCTGCAGTTACCATCAACGTCTCAAGGCGAGCGGTTGTAAAATCGAGTGCCTCATCAAGTATATCTTCTCCATGCACCCTCATATGCGAAGCTTCATACAAGCATAAAATGCCTTGCACATCGTCAATAAGTGACTCCCTGAAGTTCCCTTTGCTGTCCTTGAACTTGTTGAAAACATCTGCTCGCGTTACCACCCAACACATGATGTTACCCATTTGCATGTAGATTATGTAATAATAACAAGGTCATGAGATGAgtgcatgcatacatacttCAGCTGCTCAGCATATGTATGAGTTTGCAGCTGAAGTTGAATTTCCTAAATAGTCGTACAATTTATAGAGATAAGTTGTTGCTCAATCTGATGAACTTGAGCAATTTAGAAAAAAGGGCTAACCGCTTGGAATGTTATAACCTTGTTGCCTCAGTAATCGAAAACGAAGAGCAACGGTGTAAAGGCCATGACCAGAGATTTCCAGTTCATCTTCACGCTTGTGAATTTCTTGTAATACAGAGTCAATCTCACTTTCAAAATGGTAAGATGCGCCTAAACGCTGGATCGCATCAATCAACTCCAGCTTTTGTGATGGTTTATCGACGGGAGCCATCAACATTCTCTGCACTTCTTCCTTCAGCTTCTGGACTTGCTCCACGTTCCCATAGGTTTCCTACAAAAGCAAATGAATTTTATGTTTCAAATTAAGATTATTTGTGTTAACAAT includes:
- the LOC121236700 gene encoding (-)-germacrene D synthase-like, which produces MSLTVSAISAQTQNSNSVVNRPVANFRPSLWRDHFLSIANNSMETYGNVEQVQKLKEEVQRMLMAPVDKPSQKLELIDAIQRLGASYHFESEIDSVLQEIHKREDELEISGHGLYTVALRFRLLRQQGYNIPSDVFNKFKDSKGNFRESLIDDVQGILCLYEASHMRVHGEDILDEALDFTTARLETLMVTADSNPSVAAQVSHALQRPLRKCLPRLEARHYLSIYQESSSFNEVLLNFAKLDFNILQGQHQKELVHISRWWKDLDVATKLSFARDRVVELYFWILGVYFEPQYALARRILTKIICMMSIIDDAFDAYGTLEELELFTNAVKRWDINCIDQLPQSMKLIYKALLDVYEEIEEEMSKEGRFYRVYYAKEEMKNQVQAYFVEAKWFNENYVPTFEEYMDNALGSSAYSALTTLSFVGMGDIVTKEAFDWVFSHPRMVKAAEIIGRLMNDIVSTDFEQQRGHVVSGIECYMKQHDMSKQEVHEEFHRLIVNAWKDMNEELLKPTQVPMPLLLRILNLARVLDLLYKNEDAYTHLGEVLIEGVTSLLVDPVLL